Part of the Periplaneta americana isolate PAMFEO1 chromosome 4, P.americana_PAMFEO1_priV1, whole genome shotgun sequence genome is shown below.
TGAATTACAATACAGCCGGATATTCAGCACTTTAGGCGACTAGGAAAGTAAGGAATAGGATTCTTGGTTGAGACATAGAGAAAATTACACTGCGTAAATTTGAAAcgtaatacaccgtgtcccgcttggagggatcgagaaataagtgctaatttaaagtataaataatggtttcataacataactttttgtacaattttatgtaaaatctcTCTAAGTTTCGgtgaatggtcagtgcaactagATGTGTGCACCtagagctaccctgaagacatccaagtgttccataacatttgtggagtgattagcgcggctgcatttataatgcgttgtctcagtttttccaaagtgtcaactataccacgttggtacacaacattcgtcataaagtCCCAGAAAGAGGTCAATAGGCATTAAGTTgagtgacctaggtggccaggcaagggttctccttgttgctgaaaaaccgatcctgggggagttgatcaacaacaaaagttctccACATGTCCAGATACATATTCCCTTTtattgtcgcctcgatgaaggagaatggtccaatgacggaatgttctactgagtGGCGTCAAGCTTGTTTctacgataaacgttagtgcgcatgcatattaacatgcaactgtttttaaaccattggtgcataaacttgaacagtttctgcatcttgtcagatgtaaatcaaaacaatatcttcatctgattttatatggtgagcatttatttctcgatccttcTAAGCGGGACATGGTGTACTTAGAATGAGTCTCATAGTATTAGACCGGCTTCGAATTTCAGCCATACTTTCTAGAGATCTTCACTAACATAGCTAACTAAGCTACGGCTGAACACTTAAAtgtgataagaaaaaaaaataaatgtatttagcaACAACCAACTTAAGCtgaaaagaataaaacaaataataacctTAAAACCTGTAGGACACCAGTCCACAAAATGGACGTTGTGTTTCTGCTTGATGCTGGAAATGGCAACGTTGACATCTTTCGGGACGATGTCTCCTCTATACAGAAGGCAGCAAGCCATATATTTTCCTTTCGTTGGATCGCATTTGACCAACTGATTACTAGGCTCGAAACACTCGGAGGTGAGTTCAGAAACAGTTAGTGTGCGGTGGTAAGCCTTCTCTGAAGACACAACAGGAGCATAAGTAGTTAGTGGAAAATGTATTCTTGGATAGGGTACCAGATTCGTCTGAAATTCCGTAAGGTCGACATTAAGTGCACCATCGAACCGGAGGGACGCTGTAATTGATGACACAACTTGACTCGTCAGTTGGTTCAGGTTTACATATGTCGGACGTTCGATGTCCAGTTTCCGGCGACAGATGTCATAAATCGCTTCATTGTCTACCATAAAGGCGCAATCAGAATCCGTGAGTGTAGTATGGGTAGTGAGTATTGCGTTGTAAGGCTCCACAACGGCTGTAGAAATCTGGGGAACAAGACAAAATCTAATCACATTAAAGAATTATAATATACACAGTTTAaagaaacattaaatttgtttctaaaatTCCTGATCACATATTATATAACAGAGTCGGCCTGGTTGACCAATTGGTATAGCtatggccttctatgctcgaggttgtaggttcgatcctgggccaggtcgatggcatataaatgtgcttaaatgcgataggttcatgtcagtataggctcatgtcattagatttaatggcatgtaaaagaactcctgcgggacaaaattccggcacaccagcgacgctgatataacctcggtagttgcgtgcatcgttaaataaaacataacatttatataacAGATTATCAGCCTAGTGAATTTCAAAAGCAACAACTGTTGTCAGTTTCATTATGTTGCCATCTAGCGACTCCAAAAGAAGTCgcgttataacccttatggaataGCATGATAACTTCAAACAAATATCTTCGTTTTTGATGGTCTTATTAATAAATTTCCTATAATATTACCTATTTATACTTCAATTTGTACAGTCATattttttgtaaaaggcaagaatccaagagacctggtacttttaTACAATATCTTaaaactcaaaataaaaaaaggaattgcatggagcaattaTTGAGGCGTTTAAATGCAAAATCactgaaacataatttttcagtatgaaggaaaaacgtttgcaaggaaccaggGATTTGCAACTAATACTATTTTTCaccatacaaatccatgtgatgtatctggctttggagcataacagtccTATAGCGGTTGTAGAaccatatgaagatatgaaatataacattaactcatttaaaaaaaagtgatgtatctgattttgtaactacacgCCTCAATTGTACTTACATTTAGTGGTCATTACCAAAAAATGTCTTCTCGGTGATAGAATATCTGGTAATTCTTCTCATTTATGctgtcatttcataacatgggaatggccggTCTGATATAAATGTGATCATggctaaaatgttacattaaatatagaaaataatctTGTGTTGAAAAAATGGACTATAACATCAAAGGGATCTATTTGTCTTTTGAAAGTACAAGCGATTAAAATATCTGGAAGCAGTCGTTGGTGTGTGCCTTCCAATACCTTTGATATGCCTTAATTCTTTTTTCAGGTTTCTGTTAGTATATTACAGCTTAATTTCACTTCTCATATGTGATCACCTTTCTGGCGGAATTTATTTCCCTTTATGATAGAATAATAGGCGACGGTGATGATTATAGTAACTGTCAAGCACTGTGGCCACCCAATTTAGAGTGCTCCTGCGCATATACTATCAATGATCTCGAGGACTAATCATCTTTACCCTATATCTGGACACAGATTTATTCAAATCAgtagaattattttattattggttCAGACTATTTTCAttagtttaaattttatttgtttaataaaatgaaatcacTCAAAAGCGACGTTATTTtcatagataagataagatgcgTTTTATTGAAGGCCTCTAACCAGCTTACAATCAACTTAGTTATTTCAGCGCTTAGTAACTGGCTAAAACAGACAGACTCGCGATATAATGTGATTATGCCCAGAAGCCTTCTGAATCGTGCCACCTTCGTAGCtgacaaatgtaggcctataatagatATGCTTTtgacgcaaatattttcctagaaaTATCCGGGTGACAGAACCAGATAACGCAATCAGGCAacgaaaaatgttgttgttgttgttgttgttgttgttgttgtctagtgccttgcatgtggcaatgaagccattagcagtcgtgctttccaatacttttgaactgtagtttcttcctgatcttaatgcttcacaggtcttcaagtgatcttcattcatttctgctggatcgttacacaggacacataaaACACAACGAAAAATGAGAGCGTTGAAAACCTCAAATTTCTCTCCAAAAGCTAGTCACCGTGAAACCAAATAAATCTCAGACGTCTCTCACCTTAGGAGCCGGGTAGACAGCGAATTCAAGTTTACTTTTCTTGCTGTACATGTGGGAGAGCTCATCCATAAGGAGCGACGTGAAGCCAGAACCTGTGCCACCACCGAAGGAGTGGAAAACTATAAAGCCCATAAGACCGGTACAGTTTTCTGCCATGCACCTGATACGGTTCATTACTTCCTCTATCAGTTGGGCACCCATCGTGTACCGCCCTCGCGCGAAGTTGTTTGCAGCATCCTCTTCTCCACTGATGAGCTGCTGGGGATGGAACAATTTCTTGTACGTGCCATTCCGCACCTCGtctgtaaataaaatttaaaattgtattgatGCAATGCATTAAACCCTGTCACGACTGAAATTCTACAATTGAAACGTTGGTCCGAATAaaggtctatgttacaatctgataattgtgcaggaggaacaaaaatgttacatcgtaattccgctcataaatttactatcggactgGCAACATAGactgttattccatcaatatgttttctACACTAAGTGAAGTATACGATTGTAcattattgaaagtcatattacacatcatagaagtctgtaacatttttaactccacaaaaatgctactggggaatacagacaataaagAGTGTTATGCagtcagaatattatgaaatatacaaaatcaacaaaaaggttaaattatgaaaaaattgaTTACCggtatgacatttatttttaaaagctatatattaatacgaattaacactatgtaatttattaaaattacactcaatgtcatattatgaatgaacatacaatattgataaaataataacaatattattagaaaataactgcagtattgagatgtagggaaaccattaaattaatgaaaattgtaacataacaaatgaataaagaaaattaaatattacagttgagaaactgttgggggatggaatttgaacccctgtcccgaatattcagtatccatcccaaAGATGGtttatctgttaagtataaattttattaataactagccATACCTGCGCGCTTCGCTGTACTtcttagaattaaatattgacttaaatctaaatacagttttgtaattatttagcgaataatagctttttgtatgttgtacGTAAGTCGTTTGCTCGTGAATtattttgaaagttgtatttaaaactataaatttaACCGTTATTATCATGCAGTACTTCCTGGTGTTGATTTTTACGAAACAACTAAAACATAGTAATTTACGAAATCTAACATTGTAACGAATCTTCCAGGTACTAGATACATATGCTTTCATATTCATTGCTACAAATTTTTTTCCTTGTATGGAGGGATGCGAAGGCTTActctgcagcctgaggcttattgtgcttatcactcctattcttgtgaacttaacctgggctaaagtatggatgatgatgatgatgatgatgatgatgatgatgatgatgatatgtaaattaatgatggcgaaatgagtccgaggcccaatgcctaaagttacccagcaattctgcttcaattggttgagggaaaatcccggaaaaaaatcccaaccaggtaacttgtcccataaAATGAATTCTTTCTCACTACTGGTACCATTCTAACTCAGTTTACTTTTCGAAAGGAATAACAATAGAAAGCTGAAATTATaccaaaaatattgaataaaagatgataattttctataaaaatatgatagaaagAACTTGTAATACATAACCTACTTCTATAGAACTGTGTGCTACTACGTCAGTCACATACCTATAACAGTTGGTTCTAGATCAACCATGATCGAACGAGGTACGTATTTTCCTGAACCAACTTCAGAAAAGAAGGAATTAAAATTGTCATCTGAGCATGGTTTCTTGTCAGTGAGTCCGTCAGGTAGAATACCATGCTCTATGCAATATAAGTGCCAACAACTCTGTCCCATTTGTACACCAGCCTGACCAATATGAACAGATATACACTCACGCTGaaataatggacaaaatattaACATGAGATTTGTATTGGAAATGCATTACACCCAATCTCAACATAAttaataacatacaaaattaaaattaacttaccatttttaagtatatgattagcaatattcaattattaacgtaataattttgtcaattttataCCGAAATGAAGTGAAATTTTAGTCTGTAATTTATATGGAAACAGAATAACAATccaacaatgtaatttttaatattttgttttaattgccAACATGATATTTTTAAAAGTAGGTAAATGGGAATTATATTccaattaataattttgttttattatcttCTATGTTATAACATCTCGTTGTACTGAATAATAGTGCGAAAATTAAAAGAACTAACGCGAAAATTAAATGTGCTTATATTGAAAATATAGTTATCGAAAAtagattttttaattaaaagtgaCAGGGAATTAATCGAAttcctataattgcgtgaaaagTTTATGCTGTTCGTTATTGTTattgagcatggttgggattgtaagaatgtttggaatttgaaataaaagtttttctttttttcatttctgtctttatagtCCTCTCACGTAAATCAATCAAGACGAAACTTTCTCGTTAATTACATATTACATCATTGCTTCGTCATTCCATGAAACCTAGTCTCGAAGCAACAATACAAATGACAGTCGAaatgattcacacatcaatatgacgccaatgagttgtgtGAAATTGTAATGGATGTCATTACAAAGAATTATTGCATTAATTTGGAAATTAACACCATAGTTAAGTACTTACGAATTATACTATGTtgaattaactatttctgtctttgtacTCCCGAATTTATTAATATCCCCATTTatgtatgaataataattttttattaaattacgaAACATTTACTTAAGATTTTTCATTTTACTAAACTCATTCCCTGAGTGGAATAGCGCGGCTCTTACTGTAACACTTGCATGACATAGAGCGCTTCGATGACGTCACTACATTAACCATCGTGGCCACAATTAACCATTAAGGCTTCGTGTGAGAAGTTTCTGGCGACTGGAACTGTTAAAATACAATCCGCAGATTCTCTTCGATGTGTTTCAGACATTGAACTCTATAGTTTCAGAAGAGAAGGTGGAAGAAATTCTAGCAGGGTATCAAAGAAGCCTGTGTAAATAAATTAGCCAAGCATCCCGACAGTTCAGCGTTTTTCCATCTGGTGCATCTCTTCCATTACTCTCTCCAGTAATTACTTTGCACTGCAATGATTGATTTTGTCTCTGCATACCAGAATACAGATTGTGCACGCTGCTGTGGACTCGCCATTTTGCTTTATGCGATTGTGACGCAGCATAGTAAGTGGAAAATCAACTtcaaattcattaaataaaaatatttcgagTTTCTCACTGTGGTTTCCCTTTCTTTTAGTACCACTCGCATTCCATAATTTGGTATattttgttagcaatgattaattaaaatgtgggaggTTTGAACAGAACACCGTGTACAATCCTTTGAGTTGTGTTAAGCCAGAGCTAGATATTTGGTACTGTGCATCATATACAGTAACTACCAGAGTGGCAGTAGTTCTATCATATTTTGATTCCTTCTAATCATCCTTTATTGCTGTTTTCGTCTCAATTTTGAATGGATATTTTAGTTGCCATAAACTGTGCACATTATCATCAGTTGGCATATCTATAGGCAAATTTCTCATGACAACTTAccttcagcacttaaatatttgtcaaagacttttacacgttgacaaccctcatgtagcagccactcgaaatcttccaaacgaaattgaacattgcatcaaacaattaccaattaccttcgattgctctgaacgtttttcttctcaaaaactaagaaaagcattgcgtgaagattcttttcatcaatggagcaaattgaaaagtaaaggtttgggagttgttttctattctcactggaagaaaggtaattcgtggatctcaaccaaaaagggactttcgagcagtcagtggacgcaagccatttagatgaactgtaatacaatacctgtacgtactctccctagtagaactcttgactcaacccgttgcagaagatgcgacaagcaagaaacgcttcctcacgtcttgggtttctgccatcatggagaattgctccgaatcaacagacataatacggttcgttctctcatcacagcttcaatccgtcagaatgcttcctatgaggtttatgaggaggttggttgcgtctcttctgatggctctactagacgggctgatatcatcataattgatcggcagaaggataaggatgtcattcttgatcccacaatccattttgagatgcatgagcaacagccacaagaggtgtgtcgtgaaaaacaagtcatatatgagccttgttgtcagcatcttggagcacaatactacattacacattggacagtttttgggctcatgttcggtgcctgtggcacgatcccacgtgaaactttaaatcaacttatacaatacaaaatttctgatgcaacgattgatgccataggatctcacgtgttaaaatcatccttagttataattagtaatcatttgtacccaacaaaatttttgttgtaaatgatttcctacgttttcttatcttaatgttttttctttttctttccaagtgtcacaaaattgttttgtttacttattattctttatgaattgattagtaggccgatgtatcgaacccttatttagggcggcttttgtttatacaaattatctagGTACTTTGTGCATTCCTGAGCCAAATGTATAAAATTCCAGTTTCTGCTCTTTAAAGTATGTTATTAGTTTCTGAGCATCGTCTTCATTTTCAGTTTGAATTGTTTTATCTTTCGGACATAACTGACATTTTGGCATTGTGGACATTTGCCTAAAATATCACTAGacggaaggaaaatattttagataggtaccggtattaatatgattattttttgtttcctaATCTTCACGatatttaaagaaattgtcatgatAGGTATAGTGACACTGCTATTTACATTCAGATTACTTACAGTTTCTGTTGTAAGTGAAAAGTTCGTCCTCTCTATTGTTATCAGAACTTGGAATGAATTTAGTGTGTGCATTTACATGATGTTTGTAAGAAATTTGACTAGCTTGTAATGCAGCCACAACAAATCATACTTCTCATGTCACCGCCCTggcgatcttttttttttttttttttgcactaagCTACATTCAtccattgtgttctgcccaagggcaggtctttcactgcaaacccagcattctacagtctttcctatgagggagtggaacaagtggacagtttcaaatatacTTGAAGTGTGCTACAGGTAGTAACGTGAGCTGTtggcaggaagtcaaaaggaggacaccAATGGCAAAGAAGGCATTTTAtagaaaagaagcatcttctgcggacatcagGAAAAATAACTAACTTAAGGAAAATActggtgaaatgctttgtgtgtcattctatggggaagaaacatggacattaccatgaagtgaagagaaatgactagaagcatttgaaatatggatatggagaagaatggagcgtgtgaaattggcagacagaataagaaatgaagttgtgctagaaaaagtgggtgaagaaagaataatgctgaaactgatcaggaagagaaaaagaaattggttcggCCActagttaagaagaaactgcctaatgaaagaTGGATTGGAAAGAATAGTGAATGGATGAAAAGTTcagagcagaagatatcagatgatagagaacattaagatacatggatcatatgcggagactaagaggaaggcagaaaattggaaagattggagaattctgggttgcagtgaaagacttacccttgggcagaacacttgaatgaatgaatgaatgaatgaatgaatgaatgaatgaataaataaatagtaccttgtcaaatatttaattcaatttttgttatttaacataataaataattgattaaatggctatcttcatcatcatcatcatcatcatcatctgtggtcatacagcccgtttagtttagccttgacctccttaagaattgcctcccaatcttccctctctagggctttccgtctccatctcttaattcctgctttaactagatcatcctgaacatcatccaaccatcgtagtttagttcttcctgctcttcttttaccacttagcgtggcatctagtaatcttttaggaatattattattgtccattctgataatgtggcccagccactccagccgtctaatttttatatcagtgacaatacttggatctttatatagtttttgtagttcagaattggtcctaattctccactctcccttatcataaatagggccataaatttttcttaaaattttcctttcccacgtatttaagatggttattgctcgttcaggtagagtccaggtttcgcttccaaaagtcaccgtaggtttaataattgttttataaatcctcaccttcatttttttttagatatatctggttcttataattttatctaatgctctgaggcATCGATTACCAATGGCTATTTTATCCTTGATctcagttaatatgttgttatcctcggtgactatcaagccgagatatcggaaccttgacacttactcaaaagtaacctcatttaagacaacagtttttacattattgtctctcgtggttatgttattcatatactttgtttttgttctgttaatatttaaatttgaagcatTTGTCTCTTTATGTATCTGTTTGAGGACATCATCTAAGGATGACACATTCCATGCAAATACAACTACATCATCAGCAAAAGCAAAGTATTGAAACATTCTATTAAATATGGTTCCCCCTGGATTAATGGCAATCTTTCTAATAACTCGCTCTAGACCAATATTAAATAAGAGTGTTGATAAGGAGTCACCCTGTCTAATTCCATTATGAGTTATGaacttttctgataatttattctgtattttaactttattttgtgtattcattAAGGTCATTTTGGTTAAGGCAATTAACTTTCTAGGGATTCCAAATTCTGCCATTGCATCAAATATATAATTCCTATTTATTGTATCAAATGCTTgtttaaaatcaatatacaacTGGTGTAACAGTaagttaaattcataaaatttctctaaaatcatACGTAACGAAAAAATCTGATCAGTCGTGGATCTTCCTTTACGAAAGCCACATTGGTAATTGCCAAGAGCTGATTCAGCGTATGGTTCAATATATTTAGataaaatattggtaaaaatttTATAGGTGACATTTAAAAGTGAGATTCCTCTATAGTTATTACATTCCAATTTACTGCCTTTTTTGTGTATAGGACATATAATGGCTATATTCCAATCATTAGGCATTTGTTCAAGCTGCCAAATATCAAGAATCAAATTATAGATATGTTTCCATAAAGCTCTGCCAccatgttttattaattaaatggctatcttactcgtgttaattgtgtaagcatgtgcgggttacagctgtttcggtgcttcttcacaccatcctcagagcctactctcAGATGCTTACACATGCTTAgacaattaacacgaataagatcgccatttaatcaattatttacagtatattcaagtgttaaaagtagtgtacgaaagattcaacatggattatttatattatgtactctATGCATTACATCTTGCTAAGAGTATACAATCCAATCCAGCAGAGCAGTGGGTAATTTCTGAGACTTTAGAATGCATTTCGAGCTGATGGTCCCATTTAGTCGATTTCATGCATGTTAGCTTCCAAACCTGAAATGAGA
Proteins encoded:
- the LOC138697849 gene encoding tubulin alpha-1 chain-like isoform X2 → MGQSCWHLYCIEHGILPDGLTDKKPCSDDNFNSFFSEVGSGKYVPRSIMVDLEPTVIDEVRNGTYKKLFHPQQLISGEEDAANNFARGRYTMGAQLIEEVMNRIRCMAENCTGLMGFIVFHSFGGGTGSGFTSLLMDELSHMYSKKSKLEFAVYPAPKISTAVVEPYNAILTTHTTLTDSDCAFMVDNEAIYDICRRKLDIERPTYVNLNQLTSQVVSSITASLRFDGALNVDLTEFQTNLVPYPRIHFPLTTYAPVVSSEKAYHRTLTVSELTSECFEPSNQLVKCDPTKGKYMACCLLYRGDIVPKDVNVAISSIKQKHNVHFVDWCPTGFKVGINCQPPSVVPNGDLAGVQRAVSMLSNTTAIAEAWARLNYQFNLMYNKRAFVHWYTGEGMDESEFTEARDDIAALEMDYREVAESEELQEDEF
- the LOC138697849 gene encoding tubulin alpha-1 chain-like isoform X1, encoding MRECISVHIGQAGVQMGQSCWHLYCIEHGILPDGLTDKKPCSDDNFNSFFSEVGSGKYVPRSIMVDLEPTVIDEVRNGTYKKLFHPQQLISGEEDAANNFARGRYTMGAQLIEEVMNRIRCMAENCTGLMGFIVFHSFGGGTGSGFTSLLMDELSHMYSKKSKLEFAVYPAPKISTAVVEPYNAILTTHTTLTDSDCAFMVDNEAIYDICRRKLDIERPTYVNLNQLTSQVVSSITASLRFDGALNVDLTEFQTNLVPYPRIHFPLTTYAPVVSSEKAYHRTLTVSELTSECFEPSNQLVKCDPTKGKYMACCLLYRGDIVPKDVNVAISSIKQKHNVHFVDWCPTGFKVGINCQPPSVVPNGDLAGVQRAVSMLSNTTAIAEAWARLNYQFNLMYNKRAFVHWYTGEGMDESEFTEARDDIAALEMDYREVAESEELQEDEF